In a single window of the Trypanosoma brucei brucei TREU927 chromosome 6, complete sequence genome:
- a CDS encoding DREV methyltransferase, putative: MIPSQLKSMTTFTNEGRVKPPMSYRANIDVLPQHIVTKYFILEKDKETTDWLKEAANVSALRILIANLLRHFVSLTTANGIVGRGGMFVVSTEQAANLLLGRTIAQQWTRYRDTMEPPFETLLDVGAGDGGVTSRLQPLFKRVTATEFSIPMRWRLWRRGYEVLPYQDPFTNKDGSRRYYDVISCLNVLDRADRPLDLLASMRDSLGPEGILLLAVVLPWCPFVEDGSIKRRPSQMMPMDGGECCKGATFEQSLQCLMDNVLVPFGFQLERWCKLPYLCEGNMIAEYAVLHDAVMVLTRKGDSGTATAEKDTDGSTIHT, encoded by the coding sequence atGATTCCGTCACAACTGAAGAGCATGACAACATTCACTAATGAGGGACGGGTAAAGCCTCCTATGAGCTACAGAGCAAATATTGATGTTTTGCCGCAGCACATTGTTACCAAATACTTTATCTTGGAAAAGGATAAGGAGACGACAGATTGGTTAAAAGAAGCTGCGAATGTTAGCGCATTAAGGATCTTAATAGCCAACCTGCTTCGCCATTTTGTTTCGCTCACTACCGCCAATGGAATTGTGGGAAGAGGCGGCATGTTTGTTGTGTCTACCGAACAGGCTGCGAACTTGCTGCTCGGAAGGACAATTGCTCAGCAATGGACGCGCTACAGGGACACGATGGAGCCGCCTTTCGAAACATTACTTGATGTTGGCGCTGGTGATGGAGGTGTTACTTCTCGATTGCAGCCTCTCTTTAAGCGAGTGACTGCTACAGAATTTTCTATACCAATGCGCTGGCGTCTTTGGCGGCGTGGTTATGAGGTGCTTCCATATCAGGACCCCTTCACAAATAAAGACGGCTCGAGGCGGTATTATGACGTAATTTCTTGTCTCAATGTTCTCGATCGCGCAGACAGGCCCCTTGACCTTCTGGCGTCCATGCGCGACTCGCTGGGTCCTGAAGgtattcttcttttggcTGTTGTATTGCCATGGTGCCCGTTTGTGGAAGACGGAAGCATTAAGAGACGACCATCACAGATGATGCCAATGGACGGTGGCGAGTGTTGCAAAGGTGCGACGTTCGAGCAGTCATTACAATGCCTTATGGATAACGTTTTGGTACCGTTTGGTTTTCAGTTGGAGCGGTGGTGTAAACTACCTTACCTTTGTGAGGGTAATATGATTGCTGAATATGCCGTGCTTCATGATGCTGTTATGGTGCTAACAAGGAAGGGAGACAGTGGTACTGCAACTGCGGAAAAAGATACAGATGGTAGTACTATCCATACTTGA
- a CDS encoding RNA-binding protein, putative (similar to SP:P31483: Nucleolysin TIA-1 (RNA-binding protein TIA-1) (p40-TIA-1) [Contains:Nucleolysin TIA-1 isoform p15 (p15-TIA-1)]. {Homo sapiens}) — MPPGFKAPPMPPGFKMPPRPPMPPGFKMPPGGPRPPGPPMPPHAQQGSYPNYPTPPGAPPMPPGGRYAPAPPRPPSGGSDQENGQGYMMHSGAVHGQYDAYAREDYNYGVPPGPDSRGYSSYHPSQQYHQGYYGAPAAHGGENRGNRRDEEAREPTNTVWVGNLDVQRHSDDFLRQEFREFGRVVRIAKVPDKSYCFVHFRYVEEARNAVETLSARGSLGGARFSYGKMFDYSQDEGGMQQDGGMSNQGMRPPRRPREEERHEHEERRRRPRRDEEPMEPTNVLWIGDLPPTITNEELNENFKVFGTILNISRLDCKNMAFIHFENIESCTQALDLMRDQLICGARVALNYGRAQRNPVSQTTGLSPDGIPLSETPTNVIFVGQFATDVTEEDIEALFEPFEGFINSKFIHSSCIAFGHFDTVDHARAARVALNNTLLKGAPARISFGKTNHTLTMADRMRRGRPAPLVDGVEVIPETAAGAPGRGSLDGVSGALVAGPGLSGASENGAVVMIPAMGAAVTATSPPQAHASFTRERPAPDMTLDARLQSLLGATYNSCGEAEKSLSPSVIQTICDLIDDCVDEGSEKRLDDAIFLYTPLNSAHVFGILAKRMQSFFNDDPHKKLYIAYAATRVLLAAKTDYVFFTKAAMNAYLMVLFVTSQGQTPDGMEQLVAIIESVRRHPFIEKQRLDAEYTEIFRGQLEEILGRAKEEQDLTSLITKKRRR; from the coding sequence ATGCCGCCTGGTTTTAAAGCACCTCCGATGCCACCCGGTTTCAAAATGCCCCCCAGACCGCCAATGCCGCCAGGATTCAAAATGCCTCCCGGTGGGCCGCGTCCACCGGGACCGCCAATGCCACCACATGCTCAACAGGGATCATATCCAAATTACCCAACTCCTCCCGGAGCGCCTCCGATGCCACCCGGCGGTCGTTATGCCCCCGCACCGCCGCGACCCCCAAGTGGAGGATCGGATCAAGAAAATGGACAGGGTTATATGATGCATTCGGGCGCCGTGCACGGACAATATGACGCGTATGCACGAGAGGACTACAATTACGGAGTGCCTCCGGGTCCCGATTCACGCGGGTATTCGTCATATCATCCCTCACAACAATACCACCAGGGATACTATGGAGCTCCTGCTGCGCACGGTGGCGAAAATCGTGGCAACCGCCGTGATGAAGAGGCCCGTGAACCGACCAACACCGTGTGGGTGGGGAACCTGGACGTCCAGAGGCATTCGGATGACTTTCTGAGGCAAGAGTTTCGGGAATTTGGAAGGGTTGTACGCATTGCTAAGGTGCCTGACAAGAGTTATTGTTTTGTGCATTTCCGCTATGTGGAGGAGGCGCGTAACGCCGTTGAGACGCTTAGTGCGAGGGGCTCATTGGGTGGAGCAAGGTTTAGCTACGGCAAGATGTTTGACTACTCGCAGGATGAAGGGGGCATGCAGCAGGATGGAGGCATGTCAAATCAAGGAATGCGACCACCTCGACGTCCCCGTGAGGAGGAACGTCACGAACATGAAGAGCGCCGCCGGCGCCCTCGTCGCGATGAGGAACCGATGGAGCCGACTAATGTGTTGTGGATTGGGGACCTTCCCCCAACTATTACAAATGAGGAGCTGAATGAGAATTTCAAGGTCTTTGGAACaattttaaatatttcgAGATTAGACTGTAAGAATATGGCATTTATTCACTTCGAAAATATTGAAAGCTGTACGCAGGCTCTAGACTTAATGCGTGATCAGCTCATTTGTGGCGCCCGTGTTGCGCTTAATTACGGTCGAGCGCAACGCAATCCTGTCTCCCAGACGACCGGACTCTCACCAGATGGCATCCCACTTAGTGAAACCCCGACAAATGTAATATTCGTTGGGCAGTTTGCAACAGATGTGACAGAGGAGGATATAGAAGCTTTGTTTGAGCCTTTTGAAGGGTTCATCAATTCCAAGTTTATCCACTCCAGCTGCATCGCCTTCGGACATTTCGATACAGTAGATCACGCCCGCGCCGCTCGTGTGGCATTGAACAACACTCTTTTAAAAGGGGCTCCTGCGCGCATTAGTTTCGGTAAGACAAATCACACACTTACCATGGCTGACCGCATGCGCCGGGGAAGACCAGCACCTCTTGTGGATGGAGTTGAGGTCATCCCTGAGACCGCTGCAGGTGCGCCGGGCCGTGGCTCGCTTGATGGCGTTAGCGGTGCACTTGTCGCAGGTCCTGGTTTGAGTGGTGCGTCGGAAAATGGAGCAGTGGTGATGATCCCTGCAATGGGTGCGGCTGTCACTGCCACCTCGCCCCCGCAAGCTCATGCTTCTTTTACGCGTGAGAGACCTGCTCCCGACATGACTTTAGATGCTCGGTTACAATCACTTCTAGGTGCCACGTATAATTCCTGCGGAGAGGCGGAGAAGTCGTTAAGTCCGAGTGTTATTCAAACTATATGTGATTTGATCGATGACTGCGTGGATGAAGGTAGTGAGAAGCGACTGGATGACGCTATCTTTTTATACACTCCACTTAATTCGGCTCATGTGTTCGGCATTCTAGCCAAACGGATGCAAAGTTTTTTTAACGACGATCCTCACAAGAAACTTTACATTGCGTACGCAGCTACTCGCGTATTGTTGGCAGCGAAAACGGACTACGTTTTCTTTACCAAGGCTGCCATGAATGCCTACCTTATGGTATTATTTGTAACCAGTCAAGGACAAACACCTGATGGGATGGAGCAACTTGTCGCCATAATTGAAAGTGTGCGTCGACACCCCTTCATTGAGAA